A region from the Parasphingopyxis sp. CP4 genome encodes:
- a CDS encoding ParA family protein has translation MRVLALASQKGGSGKTTLSGHLAVEAQRSGAGPVVLIDIDPQGSLADWWNEREDDMPAFAQTTVARLAADLEVLRQQGFKMAILDTPPAITMAIQSVIQVAELIVIPTRPSPHDLRAVGATVDLCERAGKPLIFVVNAATPKAKITYEAAVALSQHGTVAPVTLHHRTDFAASMIDGRTVMEIDPGGKSAAEVQELWAYISDRLEKNFRRTVFSGPKLSAQPRTVQRPAAGGFGRRVTGQ, from the coding sequence ATGCGCGTATTGGCATTAGCATCGCAAAAAGGCGGCTCGGGAAAGACAACGCTTTCCGGGCACCTTGCCGTAGAGGCACAGCGAAGTGGCGCAGGGCCAGTGGTCCTGATCGACATCGATCCGCAGGGGTCGCTTGCCGACTGGTGGAACGAGCGTGAAGACGACATGCCGGCCTTTGCCCAGACGACGGTTGCCCGATTGGCCGCCGATCTAGAGGTTCTGCGTCAGCAAGGTTTCAAAATGGCGATCCTCGATACGCCGCCCGCCATCACCATGGCGATCCAGAGCGTTATCCAGGTTGCCGAGCTTATCGTTATTCCGACGCGCCCAAGCCCGCATGACTTGCGCGCCGTTGGTGCCACGGTCGATTTGTGTGAGCGCGCCGGCAAGCCGCTGATCTTCGTGGTCAACGCGGCCACCCCGAAAGCGAAAATTACTTATGAAGCCGCCGTAGCGCTGTCGCAGCATGGCACCGTTGCGCCTGTGACGCTTCACCACCGTACCGATTTTGCCGCTTCGATGATTGACGGCCGAACCGTCATGGAAATCGATCCGGGCGGAAAGTCTGCAGCCGAAGTTCAAGAGCTCTGGGCCTATATTTCGGACCGGCTCGAAAAGAATTTCCGCCGCACAGTATTCAGCGGGCCAAAGCTCTCGGCCCAGCCTCGTACCGTTCAACGTCCCGCAGCAGGTGGTTTCGGCCGCCGGGTGACAGGCCAGTAG